Genomic segment of Bacteroides stercoris ATCC 43183:
ACCCTGACCTTCACGCTTGTCATTTATCCAATCGCCTTCATAAAGGTCTCCGTTATAGTAGTACATAGTACCTTTGCCATGCTGGTAATCCTGATACCACATACCGTCATAACGGTTATTATTCATAAAATAATAGATACCTCTGCCGTGCTGTTGGTCTTGAAACCACTGGCCGTCATACTTTTCACCGTCGGGAAAAGTGTAAATGCCATACCCTTCACGCTTTCCTTTAACGTACTCGCCTTCATAGACATCGCCGTTTTTAAATACCGTCTTTCCCTTTCCGTTGGGTTTGCGTCCTTTCATTTCACCGGTATATACGGAACCATCCTTAAACGTATGCGTCCCTATTTTTATTTCCGATGAGAAAGTTCCCTTTATTTTATCGAAGAAGCCGCCTTTTTCCTGGGCTGCGACACTGCCCTGTGACAAGTATAACAGAAAAATTGCAGTATATAGATATTTCATCTTGGATTACAAGTTACTTAATTAGGATTTTGACAAAGATACGATTAATCTGTCAAAACCACGAGGCGGTTCCCGCTTTTTATGACATTTTTTTGCCGGATATGACTTCTTTTAATTTCTCTTTGCACAAATGCTTTCCGGCAAGTTCACGTATATCTTCAGGAGTAATATCTCTGACTGCGTTCAGAGCATCTTCAAAGTGTGTATCGCCAAAACCCGAAACCTGAACGAACATCCACGCATCTGCCAGTGAGAATGCCGATTCATAACTGCGGCACATTTCGCCCAGCATATAATTCTTTACCATTGCCAATTCTTCTTCCGGCACCAGATCATTCTGCAGGCAATCTATTTCATGGTAAACTTCCCGAATAAGAGGCTCCACAAACTCGTTTGCCGTTTCCGTATTGATAACCAGCATTTCCGGTCCCGGACAAGAAACGATGCCTGCAGAAATGCCATAGGTATATCCCTTTTCTTCACGGATATTGGACATCAGACGGCTTCCGAAATATCCGCCAAACAGCGTTACCATCACTCTGGTCTTCAAATAATCGGGATGATGGCGTTCCAAAGAAAGCATCCCCATGCGAACCGCACTCTGCATGGCATCCGCATGTTCTACAAAAATCCGTTTATCCATGGAAGAAACCGGAATAAACTCCCGCCTTTCCGGTTTGCGGAAGTCTTTGCCGAACACGTCCTTACCAAACATATCTTCTATCCGCCGTACACAATCATCGCCCACCTTTCCGGAAACGTAAATCGTACAGTTCCGGGAATGATAATGCCGGTCGTAAAACTCTTTGAGTACAGCAGGATTTATCCTGCCATAATCCTCTTTCTGCACCAGCCGTCCGCAAGGATGCACCTCACCATATACAGCTTTCATCAGCGCCCGATGCGCCAGAAAATCCACTTTGGACGAGTTGACCATGAACTGCTGGATATTATTTTCTATTATAACACCCAGCTCCTTCTCCGGAAACACAGGCTTTTTTACGATGGATTCCAGTATTTCCAATGTCTGCGGCAAATATTTGTTCAGCGAATAAAGAGTAACATACGCATATTCCGATGCACTGGACAACTCCAGCCAGGCACCGTAATAGTCCAACTTCTCCGCTATTTCCCCCGCACTGTACCGAAGCGTCCCTTCGCGCAGCATACGGTTCGTAAACAAAGCCTGTAACGGTTGCGACTGTTGCCAACGCCCGCCTTCCATCAGCAGGTCTATGCGCACAACTTCATTATCGCCAGAGTCAAGCACATTCAAAGACACACCATTGGGCATAGTGCACCGTTGGGGCATCTGTACGGCCAAGTGCTCAATGTCCCTCACCTTAGGCTGGATGGTCCTGTCCAAAAGCATCCCCGAACCGATATTCATTGAGCGTTTCGTGCTTGCAGGAAACGTTCCGCATGTTCCAAATCCTGCGGTGTATCAATACCGATTGTCTCCACTTCGGTAATACCGGCTTTAATGGTATAACCGTTTTCCAGCCAGCGCAACTGCTCCAGCGACTCCGCCAGTTCAAGAGAAGACTGCGGAAGCGAGGTTATCTCTTTCAACACTTCCACCCGATAGGCATATAATCCGATATGCTTGTAATATGTATGGTTTTTCAGCCACTCCCACTTCTCCGCATTACGTTGGTACGGAATGATAGAACGGCTGAAATAAAGAGCATTCATGTTCTTGTTGAGCACTACTTTGGGAGAGTTTACGTTCTCCAGTGCCTCAAAACCGTTATCTGCAGTAAAGGGTTTTACTAAAGTGGCAATCTGTGTGGACGGATCGTCAAAACAGGCCTTTACGGTCTCCAGTTGAGGCGGCTGTATAAAAGGTTCATCGCCCTGAATGTTTACCACCACATCAAAGCCTTCCCCTACTTTGGTACAAGCCTCATAACAACGGTCTGTACCGCTTTTATGATGCACGGACGTCATTACAACTTTTCCGCCGAATGCTTTTACGGCAGCTTCAATGCGCTCGTCGTCGGTAGCTACATAAGCATCATCCAAAACACCGGCCACTTGTTCATATACCCGTTGAATAACGGTCTTTCCACCCAACAAAGCCAAAGGTTTGGCAGGGAAACGCGTAGATGCGTAACGGGCAGGAATTATTCCCAGGAATTTCATATCTTTAAAACTTAAATTACCACATTATTATAAAGAAATGTTTCAATGGCATTTGTCGACTCAGACTTTCCATCACTCAATTCTTTCAGTCCGCGGATGATATAGTCCCGCTTTAAATCTTCGGGTTTATACACCCTGCTGTCACAAGACAGCAAGTCTATATCAAGACGTACAATCTCCTGTTTCTTTTCTTCGGGAGTCCTTCCGGCTTCCCGTTCTATATCCTTCAAATGGAGTATGACTTCATCCGCATCAGAATCGGACGTGAAGCGCGCCACCTGATTGGCAAACAACGCCTGCCGCCGGAAAAACAACGGCTCTGTGTCCGCTTCTGCAGAAAAACGGATATTCGGAAAAAGTTCGGACAGCCTCTTGCGTGCCAACGCCAGATTCTCTTTCCTGTTCACGTTACTGCCGATGCAGATTGTGTACACCATTTCCCAATTCTTAATTAAACAAATCGTCCAGTCCCATTTCCGATGCCGGTTCCGCATCCGCATCCTCATATCCGCTGTCCTTGCAGGGGTCAAAACCTTCAGGCAGCTGGAACGTTTCGTTTTCATCATACCCCAAAGACTTGTCGCCAAGCACTTTTACCATATACTTCGCCCAGATAGGCAATGCCATGGAAGCGCCTTGTCCGTGCAACATCGTATCGAAGTGAATATCACGGTCTTCACCGCCCACCCAGCAGCCGGACACCAGCGAAGGCGTAAAGCCCATGAACCAGCCGTCGGCATTATAGTTGGTCGTACCAGTCTTGCCACCCATATCGGCTTTTACACCCAAACGGCGGACACGTCCGCCCGTACCTTCATTGACAACTGCACGCAGCATTACCAGCATCTTATAGGCACTGGATGCGCTGATTACTTCCTGCATTTCCGGCGAGAATGTAGCCAGCACATTACCGTCGTTATCCTCAATACGGGTTACAAACAGCGGCGCAACACGAATACCCTTGTTCGGGAATGCGGTATAGGCGCTTACCATCTCTCCTACGGAGACTTCGCAAGGACCGAGACAGAGAGACACCGAAGGCACAATCTCACGGTTGCGCACACCGAAGCTGTGCACCAACCGCTTCAACTCATACGGGTTCAGTTTGCTCATCAGGTATGCTGTGATCCAGTTGTCCGAATTGGCCAATCCCCACTTCACCGTCACCATGTCACCATAACGTTTTTTATTGGCATTGCGCGGTGTCCAGGGTTTTCCGTTTTCGTCTATCAATGTATATTCCACATGACGAGCCTGGTCGCAAGGAGAAAAACCGTTCTCCATAGCCAGCGAATACACATACGGTTTCATGGTAGAACCGATTTGGCGACGTCCCACCATTGCCATGTCATATTTAAAGTAGTGATGGTTCGGGCCGCCTACATACGCTTTTACATGACCGTTACGCGGATCCATCGACATGAAGCCGGCACGCAGGAAGAACTTATAATAACGTATGGAATCCATCGGAGTCATTACAGTATCTTTCTCACCGCTCCAACTGAATACAGACATTTGTTCGGGCGTATCGAACGCTTTCCTGATTTCCGCTTCGGAAGCTCCGGTTCTCTTCATGATGCGGTAGCGGTCGGACAGTCTCATGGCACGGTCCAGAATTTCGTCTACCTGTTCTTGCGTCAAACGGAAAGTATAAGGCGCTTTCTTCGCACCTTTCTTCTCTTTGAAGAAGTAGCCCTGCAATTCTTTCAGATGCTCGGTCACGGCATCCTCTGCATATTTCTGCATGCGGGAGTCTATTGTAGTATAGATTTTCAACCCGTCCGTATAAAGATTATATTTGCTTCCGTCCTTCTTCGTATTCTTTTCGCGCCAGCCGAACAGAGGGTTTGTTTCCCAGTCGAGCGAATCCTCGTAATACTTCTGCATCTGCCAGCCGCGATAGTCCGATTTATCGGGCTTCTTGGCATTCAGCACACCACGCAGGTATTCACGGAAATACGTTGCAAGACCTTCGTTATGGTCTACGCGATGATAGGACAGCTTCAATGGCAATGCCTGCAACGAATCCCGTTCCTCAACGGTGATATATCCGGCCTTGCGCATCTGGTCGAGCACCACATTGCGGCGTCCGCGCGAACGTTCGTTATAACGTACCGGATTATAAAGGGAAGGATTCTTGCACATACCCACCAGTGTGGCGGCTTCCTCAATTTTCAAATCCTTCGGTTCGCAACCGAAATAGGTATAGGCGGCAGTCTTTATACCCACCGCATTATTCAGGAAGTCGAACTTATTGAGATACATCGTAAGAATTTCCTCTTTGGTATAATAGCGTTCCAGTTTTACGGCTATAACCCACTCGATGGGCTTTTGGAACAGACGTTCCACTATGTTGTCGGCGCTTGGCGAATAAAGCTGCTTGGAAAGCTGCTGGCTGATTGTACTGCCGCCGCCCGCATTCTTCTGCATCAGAATACCACGTTTCACCACGGCACGGAACAGCGCGATGGCATCAATCCCCGAATGTTCGGCAAAGCGCACGTCTTCCGTTGCAATCAGCGCATTGATAATATGGGGCGACAAATCATTGTATCCCACAAACACGCGATTCTCCTTGCTATAAGAATAAGTTCCCAGAACTTTCCCGTCTTCCGAGAATATTTCCGTTGCAAATTTATAATTGGGATTTTCCAAATCTTCCACAGGGGGCATATAGCCAATCCAACCTTTTGCTATCGAGAAGAAAATAACAACGCATGTCAATGTTATCAGCGCGATGAAAATCCAAAGGACTTTTACGACTTTCTTTATCATGTCCGGTTCCTAAAATTCGTTGGTTCAATATTCAATAATGGGGCAAAGATACGGAAATATATCAAAACAACTCTCACAATTTTAATAGAAAACTCTAAATACCCCAAAAACGGCAGAAGCTCCGGAAACCTGCAAAAGCACAGGTCTCCGGAGCTTCCTAACTCATTGCGGACTTTGACAGTCAGCGAAGAGACATTATTTCTCTCGCCAGCTTATCCGTCAGCCTCACATTTCCTATCCATTTTCCGAAAGTCTCCAGATTATGCAAATCCGTCCCTACCATGTCGTACATACCTTTTTCCAGCAATGTTTCAGCATTTTTCATCACTTGTTTTCCATAATAACCGGAGAGCGAAAGCAAGTTCAGCTGCAACAGATAGCCCTTGTCCTTCAATTCGCAATAATCACCGTACCTCATATAAAGATAACGTTCGGGATGCGCAATCACCGGCGTATATCCGGCAAGCGATACATCGTACAACAGCTCGTCCAGATTGTTTGGTGGAGAAAAATAAGACGTCTCTACCAATACACAATCCCCGCACAAAGGCTGCAATCCCTTCTCCAGCCTCTCCCTGAAGCCGGAGTCCAGCATATATTCAGCTCCCAGTTCAAGTACGGTTTCTCCGGTATAGCGCTTGCACAACGTATCGAAAGCCTGCAACACATCTTCCCAGTGTTCCACACCATTCATCACATGAGGCGTCAGCCTCACCTTCTTCACTTCGAGCGATTCGAAGTACGCCAACACTGTCAAGGATTCCTCTATCGTCCTTATGCCGTCGTCCACACCCGGAAGGATATGGCTGTGACTATCCACAAAATCCCTGAAGAAACCGATATCCGCCAACTTTGTTTTATGTCGTAAGAAAAACATACCCATAGCGTTTAAATTCCAAATATCCTTTTGTACAGCGGCTTCTTGTTCTTCCGGTTTTCATCGTTCCCGTAATTGCCGTAACCATATCCGTAGCCATACCCATAACCTGTCTTTACATAATCTATTCCGTTCAGCAGAATACTCATATTCTTCATCTTTCCCGAATCATACAGTTCCTGCAACTCCGGTAACATCCGCTTGTCGAACAAGCCCGAGCGGACTACATACACCGTCTGGTCCGCCAACCGTCCGCACAACTGTGTATCCACCACAACACCATAAGGCGGGTTATCCAATAAGATATAATCATAGTTCTTTTTCAGCTCCTCCAGCAGCCGGTCGAGTCTGCCGCTCTTCAGCAATTCCGCAGGATTGGGGGGCAGCGCTCCCGATGTAATGATATGCAGCCGGTTATCATCTCCACACACCTGCACCAGTTCTTTCACATCATCCACCTTGCCGCTCAGGTAGTTCGATACGCCGGTCTTTTTCATACCTATCCCTACGCTTTTGCTCAAAGAACCTTTCCGCAGGTCAAGGTCGAGAATCACTACCTTTACATTCGCCAGCGCCATGCTCATACCCAGATTAAGCGTAATAAAGGTTTTTCCGGAGTCAGGATTTGCCGAAGTCACCAGCACTACCTTTCCCACCGTTTTCTTTTCCGTATCCATAAAGTCCAGATTATCGCGCACTATCTTGAAGGCCTCACAAATGCTTTCCCTGCTGCCTTCCTGTACCACGATATCTTTCTCATGCTTATTCTTTTCAAGCGGCACTTCTCCCAAGAAAGGAATGTTCACA
This window contains:
- a CDS encoding M16 family metallopeptidase, whose translation is MNIGSGMLLDRTIQPKVRDIEHLAVQMPQRCTMPNGVSLNVLDSGDNEVVRIDLLMEGGRWQQSQPLQALFTNRMLREGTLRYSAGEIAEKLDYYGAWLELSSASEYAYVTLYSLNKYLPQTLEILESIVKKPVFPEKELGVIIENNIQQFMVNSSKVDFLAHRALMKAVYGEVHPCGRLVQKEDYGRINPAVLKEFYDRHYHSRNCTIYVSGKVGDDCVRRIEDMFGKDVFGKDFRKPERREFIPVSSMDKRIFVEHADAMQSAVRMGMLSLERHHPDYLKTRVMVTLFGGYFGSRLMSNIREEKGYTYGISAGIVSCPGPEMLVINTETANEFVEPLIREVYHEIDCLQNDLVPEEELAMVKNYMLGEMCRSYESAFSLADAWMFVQVSGFGDTHFEDALNAVRDITPEDIRELAGKHLCKEKLKEVISGKKMS
- the kdsB gene encoding 3-deoxy-manno-octulosonate cytidylyltransferase, encoding MKFLGIIPARYASTRFPAKPLALLGGKTVIQRVYEQVAGVLDDAYVATDDERIEAAVKAFGGKVVMTSVHHKSGTDRCYEACTKVGEGFDVVVNIQGDEPFIQPPQLETVKACFDDPSTQIATLVKPFTADNGFEALENVNSPKVVLNKNMNALYFSRSIIPYQRNAEKWEWLKNHTYYKHIGLYAYRVEVLKEITSLPQSSLELAESLEQLRWLENGYTIKAGITEVETIGIDTPQDLEHAERFLQARNAQ
- a CDS encoding 2-amino-4-hydroxy-6-hydroxymethyldihydropteridine diphosphokinase, whose amino-acid sequence is MVYTICIGSNVNRKENLALARKRLSELFPNIRFSAEADTEPLFFRRQALFANQVARFTSDSDADEVILHLKDIEREAGRTPEEKKQEIVRLDIDLLSCDSRVYKPEDLKRDYIIRGLKELSDGKSESTNAIETFLYNNVVI
- a CDS encoding transglycosylase domain-containing protein: MIKKVVKVLWIFIALITLTCVVIFFSIAKGWIGYMPPVEDLENPNYKFATEIFSEDGKVLGTYSYSKENRVFVGYNDLSPHIINALIATEDVRFAEHSGIDAIALFRAVVKRGILMQKNAGGGSTISQQLSKQLYSPSADNIVERLFQKPIEWVIAVKLERYYTKEEILTMYLNKFDFLNNAVGIKTAAYTYFGCEPKDLKIEEAATLVGMCKNPSLYNPVRYNERSRGRRNVVLDQMRKAGYITVEERDSLQALPLKLSYHRVDHNEGLATYFREYLRGVLNAKKPDKSDYRGWQMQKYYEDSLDWETNPLFGWREKNTKKDGSKYNLYTDGLKIYTTIDSRMQKYAEDAVTEHLKELQGYFFKEKKGAKKAPYTFRLTQEQVDEILDRAMRLSDRYRIMKRTGASEAEIRKAFDTPEQMSVFSWSGEKDTVMTPMDSIRYYKFFLRAGFMSMDPRNGHVKAYVGGPNHHYFKYDMAMVGRRQIGSTMKPYVYSLAMENGFSPCDQARHVEYTLIDENGKPWTPRNANKKRYGDMVTVKWGLANSDNWITAYLMSKLNPYELKRLVHSFGVRNREIVPSVSLCLGPCEVSVGEMVSAYTAFPNKGIRVAPLFVTRIEDNDGNVLATFSPEMQEVISASSAYKMLVMLRAVVNEGTGGRVRRLGVKADMGGKTGTTNYNADGWFMGFTPSLVSGCWVGGEDRDIHFDTMLHGQGASMALPIWAKYMVKVLGDKSLGYDENETFQLPEGFDPCKDSGYEDADAEPASEMGLDDLFN
- a CDS encoding tyrosine-protein phosphatase → MGMFFLRHKTKLADIGFFRDFVDSHSHILPGVDDGIRTIEESLTVLAYFESLEVKKVRLTPHVMNGVEHWEDVLQAFDTLCKRYTGETVLELGAEYMLDSGFRERLEKGLQPLCGDCVLVETSYFSPPNNLDELLYDVSLAGYTPVIAHPERYLYMRYGDYCELKDKGYLLQLNLLSLSGYYGKQVMKNAETLLEKGMYDMVGTDLHNLETFGKWIGNVRLTDKLAREIMSLR